The Thermithiobacillus tepidarius DSM 3134 genome contains a region encoding:
- a CDS encoding glycine zipper domain-containing protein, which produces MIKQLFAGVLLLAGAGVAQAGDVGAILGGGIGGAAGAAVGSNMGGQQGAIIGGAVGGAAGAAIGSSYDRPRYYPVYRDNGRYYKYKHKHKHHHHDDD; this is translated from the coding sequence ATGATCAAGCAGTTGTTCGCGGGTGTGTTGCTGTTGGCCGGGGCGGGTGTGGCCCAGGCCGGTGACGTGGGCGCCATATTGGGCGGTGGCATCGGCGGCGCGGCGGGTGCCGCGGTGGGTTCGAACATGGGCGGCCAGCAGGGCGCCATCATCGGCGGCGCCGTCGGCGGCGCCGCCGGTGCGGCCATCGGCAGCAGTTACGACCGCCCGCGCTATTATCCCGTCTATCGGGACAACGGCCGCTATTACAAGTACAAGCATAAGCACAAGCACCATCATCACGACGATGATTGA
- a CDS encoding glycine zipper domain-containing protein, whose protein sequence is MRQIWQLAGILGLMASAGVAQAADMGSILGGGLGGAVGAAVGANMGGQQGAIIGGAIGGAAGAAVGSSYDRRRYEPRPVVVPAAYPAYPAYPYAYRADNGRHLGWYKNRHRHGRW, encoded by the coding sequence ATGAGACAGATCTGGCAATTGGCGGGCATCCTGGGCTTGATGGCTTCGGCGGGCGTGGCGCAGGCCGCCGACATGGGCAGCATTTTGGGTGGGGGGCTGGGCGGCGCGGTCGGCGCCGCCGTGGGAGCGAACATGGGCGGCCAGCAGGGCGCCATCATCGGCGGCGCCATTGGGGGCGCCGCCGGCGCGGCGGTGGGCAGCAGCTACGACCGCCGGCGCTACGAGCCCCGGCCGGTGGTGGTGCCGGCCGCTTATCCCGCTTATCCTGCCTATCCCTATGCCTACCGGGCCGACAACGGCCGGCATCTGGGCTGGTACAAGAACCGCCACCGTCATGGCCGCTGGTAA
- a CDS encoding thioredoxin family protein — MSRSWHSLKMFVFAVAFVLGAPQFAAASQAVIPTPADLQAFAAQAAKEKKPLVVLFEAEDCPYCKRVMQEYLNPMSKSKEYQDKVRFLRVDVGSKAALKDFHGQSTTQADFARSFRAQLTPTVIVFAPNGRPVSDPIVGFNSPDYYGFYLDQAIDAGVAKVRGGK; from the coding sequence ATGTCCCGCAGCTGGCATTCGCTCAAGATGTTCGTGTTCGCAGTGGCCTTCGTCCTCGGTGCGCCGCAGTTCGCCGCAGCCTCCCAGGCCGTCATTCCGACGCCCGCCGATCTGCAGGCCTTCGCCGCCCAGGCCGCCAAGGAGAAGAAGCCTCTGGTCGTGCTCTTCGAGGCGGAGGATTGCCCTTACTGCAAGCGTGTGATGCAGGAGTACCTGAACCCCATGTCCAAGAGCAAGGAGTACCAGGACAAGGTCCGTTTCCTGCGCGTGGATGTGGGCAGCAAGGCCGCCCTCAAGGACTTCCATGGTCAGAGTACCACTCAGGCCGATTTCGCCCGCAGCTTCCGAGCCCAGCTGACGCCGACCGTGATCGTCTTCGCGCCCAACGGCCGCCCGGTGAGCGATCCCATTGTCGGCTTCAACAGCCCCGACTATTATGGCTTCTACCTGGATCAGGCGATCGATGCGGGGGTGGCCAAGGTGCGCGGCGGCAAGTAG
- the hemC gene encoding hydroxymethylbilane synthase, with protein MAEPLLRIGTRASQLALWQAEHVQALLQQYNPGLRVELVKITTSGDKILDVPLAKVGGKGLFVKEIEEAMLRGEVDIAVHSMKDVPVVLPEPLFLPVILKREDPRDAFVSNTYASLDALPAGARVGTSSLRRQAQLRLHYPDLQLLDLRGNVNTRLARLDRGDYDAIILAAAGLKRLGFEQRITQLLPIARSLPAIGQGAIGIELRRDDAETLARIEPLMDLTTHICVTAERAMNERLEGGCQVPIGGHAVLTENGAVHLRGLVASTDGQTVVQAEDFAPAGDAEALGVRVAEALLSQGADRILRDLYGK; from the coding sequence GTGGCTGAACCCCTTCTTCGCATCGGCACGCGCGCCAGCCAGCTGGCCCTGTGGCAGGCCGAGCACGTGCAAGCGCTGTTGCAGCAGTACAATCCCGGCCTGCGGGTGGAACTCGTGAAGATCACCACCTCCGGCGACAAGATCCTGGACGTGCCGCTGGCCAAGGTGGGCGGCAAGGGGCTCTTCGTCAAGGAGATCGAGGAAGCCATGCTGCGGGGCGAGGTGGACATCGCCGTCCACTCCATGAAGGACGTGCCCGTGGTGCTGCCGGAACCGCTCTTCCTGCCGGTGATCCTGAAGCGCGAGGACCCGCGCGACGCCTTCGTGTCCAACACCTACGCCAGCCTGGACGCGCTGCCCGCCGGCGCGCGGGTGGGCACCTCCAGCCTGCGCCGCCAGGCGCAGCTCCGGCTGCACTATCCCGATCTGCAACTGCTGGACCTGCGCGGCAACGTCAACACCCGCCTGGCGCGCCTGGACCGCGGCGACTACGACGCCATCATCCTGGCCGCCGCCGGGCTCAAGCGCCTGGGCTTCGAGCAGCGCATCACCCAACTGCTGCCCATTGCCCGCAGCCTGCCGGCCATCGGCCAGGGCGCCATTGGCATCGAGCTGCGCCGGGACGACGCCGAGACCCTGGCACGCATCGAGCCGCTGATGGATCTCACCACGCACATCTGCGTCACCGCGGAACGCGCCATGAATGAGCGCCTGGAGGGCGGCTGCCAGGTACCCATCGGCGGACACGCGGTGCTGACCGAGAACGGCGCCGTCCACCTGCGCGGCCTGGTAGCCAGCACCGACGGCCAAACCGTGGTGCAGGCGGAGGATTTCGCCCCGGCCGGCGATGCCGAGGCGCTGGGCGTGCGGGTGGCGGAAGCGCTGCTCAGCCAGGGCGCCGACCGCATTCTGCGAGACTTGTATGGAAAGTAA
- a CDS encoding uroporphyrinogen-III synthase gives MESKISSPLQGKGIVVTRPKEQAGELIAALEARGARPIVFPAVRIERPASWDAFDAAVKQVPTAQWAIFVSRNAVTEGIARLKTLGMEWPAAIRVAATGRETAKELEGMGIRVDLVPQTFNAESLLAEAALQDVAGQDIVLFAGDAGRDLLPTELTARGARVHAALCYKRVRPSLNPTPLLHKWARAELHAVTVTSPEIFNNFYEMVGGLGQRWLKKTPIVAISPLTAAAVEAAGLPAPIIAPEASGAGLIAALEAWAAASGEEKP, from the coding sequence ATGGAAAGTAAGATCTCCTCTCCCCTGCAGGGCAAGGGCATCGTGGTCACCCGGCCCAAGGAGCAGGCCGGCGAGCTGATCGCTGCGCTGGAGGCGCGCGGCGCCAGGCCCATCGTTTTTCCCGCCGTGCGCATCGAACGGCCCGCCAGTTGGGATGCCTTCGACGCGGCGGTCAAGCAGGTGCCCACCGCCCAGTGGGCCATCTTCGTCAGCCGCAATGCCGTCACCGAGGGTATCGCCCGCCTGAAGACCCTGGGTATGGAGTGGCCGGCCGCCATCCGGGTCGCCGCCACCGGCCGCGAAACAGCCAAGGAATTGGAGGGCATGGGCATCCGCGTCGACCTGGTGCCGCAGACCTTCAACGCCGAATCCCTGCTGGCGGAGGCGGCCCTGCAGGACGTGGCCGGCCAGGACATCGTGCTCTTCGCCGGCGATGCCGGCCGCGACCTGCTGCCCACGGAGCTGACGGCGCGCGGCGCCCGGGTGCACGCGGCCTTGTGCTACAAGCGCGTGCGGCCGAGCCTGAACCCCACGCCTTTGCTGCACAAGTGGGCGCGGGCGGAGCTGCACGCCGTGACCGTCACCAGCCCCGAGATCTTCAACAACTTTTACGAGATGGTCGGCGGCCTCGGCCAGCGCTGGCTGAAGAAGACCCCCATCGTCGCCATCAGCCCGCTGACCGCCGCCGCCGTGGAGGCCGCCGGCCTGCCCGCGCCCATCATCGCCCCCGAGGCCAGCGGCGCCGGCCTGATCGCCGCCCTGGAAGCCTGGGCCGCCGCATCCGGAGAGGAAAAGCCATGA
- the hemB gene encoding porphobilinogen synthase, producing MNPIVNPALHSPRRLRRQAAMRALVREHQLSPSDFILPLFVVAGESVRNEVPSMPGVYQTSVDQTVATAREAAGLGIPAVILFGVPESCEKDVIGSEAWNPEGLVQQVIRAIKAELPQMLVMTDACFCEYTEHGHCGVLDHRHDRDEAATLGNLQRLAISYAEAGADVVAPSGMVDGMVAAMREALDASAHPGVAVMSYAIKYASAYYGPFRDAADSAPQFGDRKAYQMDPANRREALRELALDLAEGADIVMVKPALAYMDLIRDVRNSCDTPVAAYNVSGEYSMVKAAAMNGWIDERAVVLETLLGFKRAGADMILTYHALDAARWLG from the coding sequence ATGAACCCGATCGTCAACCCCGCCCTGCACAGCCCCCGCCGCCTGCGCCGCCAGGCCGCCATGCGCGCCCTGGTGCGCGAGCATCAGCTGAGCCCCAGCGACTTCATCCTGCCGCTTTTCGTGGTGGCCGGCGAGAGCGTGCGCAACGAGGTGCCGTCCATGCCCGGCGTCTATCAGACCTCAGTGGACCAGACCGTGGCCACCGCCCGCGAGGCCGCCGGCCTGGGCATCCCCGCCGTCATTCTCTTCGGCGTGCCGGAAAGCTGCGAAAAGGACGTCATCGGCAGCGAGGCCTGGAACCCCGAGGGCCTGGTGCAGCAAGTCATCCGCGCCATCAAGGCCGAGCTGCCCCAGATGCTGGTCATGACCGATGCCTGCTTCTGCGAGTACACCGAGCACGGCCACTGCGGCGTGCTGGACCACCGGCACGACCGCGACGAGGCCGCCACCCTCGGCAATCTGCAGCGCCTGGCCATCTCCTACGCCGAGGCCGGCGCCGACGTGGTGGCGCCGTCGGGCATGGTGGACGGCATGGTGGCCGCCATGCGCGAGGCCCTGGACGCCAGCGCCCATCCCGGCGTGGCGGTGATGTCCTACGCCATCAAGTACGCCAGCGCCTACTACGGCCCCTTCCGCGACGCCGCCGACAGCGCGCCGCAGTTCGGCGACCGCAAGGCCTACCAGATGGACCCCGCCAACCGCCGCGAAGCCCTGCGCGAGCTGGCCCTGGACCTGGCCGAGGGCGCCGACATCGTCATGGTCAAGCCGGCCCTGGCCTACATGGATCTCATCCGCGACGTGCGCAACAGCTGCGACACGCCGGTGGCGGCCTACAACGTCTCCGGCGAGTACAGCATGGTCAAGGCCGCCGCGATGAACGGCTGGATCGACGAGCGCGCGGTGGTGCTGGAGACCCTGCTCGGCTTCAAGCGCGCCGGGGCGGACATGATCCTCACCTATCACGCGCTGGACGCGGCGCGCTGGCTGGGCTGA
- a CDS encoding CDP-6-deoxy-delta-3,4-glucoseen reductase: MTYKVRIEPSGHEMHVEPGETLLEAALRQGFNFPYGCRNGACGSCKGKIVSGEVDYGQYQAYTLTEEEKALGMALFCAATPCSDLVVEVREIGAAKDIQVKTLPARVARIEDLAPDVRAVYLKPPATERLQFLAGQYIDILLKNGKRRGFSLAGSPLNDEFLELHIKRVKGGEFTEHVFTTLKEKDIWRFEGPLGSFYLRLDTDRPIVMMATGTGFAPIKGMLEYGFAEGLNRPVHLYWGVRYEHDFYRLELIKEWQAAHPQFTFVPVVSRPSETWTGRTGYVTEAAMQDFADLSGFDAYLCGHPEMVAEGARRLQEKGLPGERIFSDAFTFASQPKMVGGAE; the protein is encoded by the coding sequence ATGACCTACAAGGTGCGCATCGAACCCAGTGGCCACGAAATGCATGTCGAGCCGGGCGAGACCCTGCTCGAAGCGGCGCTGCGCCAGGGCTTCAACTTTCCCTACGGCTGCCGCAACGGCGCCTGCGGTTCGTGCAAGGGCAAGATCGTCAGCGGCGAGGTGGACTACGGCCAGTATCAGGCCTACACCCTGACCGAGGAGGAGAAGGCCCTGGGCATGGCGCTCTTCTGCGCCGCCACCCCGTGCTCGGACCTTGTCGTCGAGGTGCGCGAGATCGGCGCGGCCAAGGATATCCAGGTCAAGACCCTGCCCGCGCGCGTGGCCAGGATCGAGGACCTGGCGCCCGACGTGCGCGCCGTCTACCTCAAGCCGCCCGCCACCGAGCGCCTGCAGTTCCTCGCCGGCCAGTACATCGATATCCTGCTCAAGAACGGCAAGCGCCGCGGCTTTTCCCTGGCGGGCTCGCCGCTGAACGACGAGTTCCTGGAGCTGCACATCAAGCGCGTCAAGGGCGGCGAGTTCACCGAGCACGTCTTCACCACGCTCAAGGAAAAGGACATCTGGCGCTTCGAGGGGCCGCTCGGCAGCTTCTACCTGCGCCTGGACACGGATCGCCCCATCGTCATGATGGCCACCGGCACCGGCTTCGCCCCCATCAAGGGCATGCTCGAATACGGCTTCGCCGAGGGCCTGAACCGGCCCGTCCACCTCTACTGGGGCGTGCGCTACGAGCACGACTTCTACCGCTTGGAGCTCATCAAGGAATGGCAGGCCGCCCATCCCCAGTTCACCTTCGTGCCGGTCGTGTCGCGCCCGTCCGAAACCTGGACCGGCCGCACCGGCTACGTCACCGAGGCGGCCATGCAGGACTTCGCCGACCTCAGCGGCTTCGATGCCTATCTCTGCGGCCATCCCGAAATGGTGGCCGAAGGCGCCCGCCGCCTGCAGGAGAAGGGCCTGCCCGGCGAGCGCATCTTTTCCGACGCCTTCACCTTCGCCAGCCAGCCCAAGATGGTGGGCGGGGCGGAGTAA
- a CDS encoding NAD-dependent epimerase/dehydratase family protein, which yields MRHRYLIVGCGYVGTRLARHLPAGTVLALARDAARARQLAALGLVPVRGDLDAPASLRRLPPVETVFHLAPPPDGGDSDPRTRHLLAGLARPGRRPRRLVYVSTTGVYGNRAGDWLDEHTPIQPQTPRARRRVDAEAQLRAFGRAYDVAVVILRVPGIYGPGRLPLEKLRQGQPVVDYDPPHYGNRIQVDDLVRALLAAARRGRPNRLYIASDGRPATQAEFLDALAAAAGLPPPPHITPAEAAARLSPLTLSFLAESRRLQNRRLREELGVQLRYGDFRRGIEASLSGEMR from the coding sequence ATGCGGCACCGCTACCTGATCGTCGGCTGCGGCTACGTGGGCACGCGCCTGGCCCGGCACCTGCCGGCCGGCACGGTGCTGGCCTTGGCGCGCGACGCGGCGCGGGCCCGGCAACTGGCCGCCCTTGGCCTCGTGCCGGTGCGGGGGGATCTGGACGCGCCGGCCAGCCTGCGCCGACTGCCGCCGGTGGAGACGGTCTTCCATCTCGCGCCGCCGCCGGACGGCGGCGACAGCGACCCGCGCACCCGCCATCTGCTGGCCGGCCTGGCCCGGCCCGGCCGGCGGCCGCGGCGCCTCGTCTATGTCAGCACCACGGGCGTCTACGGCAACCGCGCCGGCGACTGGCTGGACGAGCACACGCCGATCCAGCCGCAAACGCCCCGCGCCCGCCGCCGCGTCGACGCCGAGGCCCAACTGCGCGCCTTCGGCCGGGCCTACGATGTGGCCGTGGTCATCCTGCGGGTGCCGGGCATCTACGGCCCCGGGCGCCTGCCCCTGGAGAAACTGCGCCAGGGCCAGCCGGTGGTGGACTACGACCCGCCCCACTACGGCAACCGCATCCAGGTGGACGACCTGGTGCGCGCCCTGCTGGCCGCCGCCCGGCGCGGCCGCCCGAACCGGCTCTACATCGCCAGCGACGGCCGGCCCGCCACCCAGGCCGAGTTCCTGGACGCCCTGGCCGCCGCCGCGGGCCTGCCCCCGCCGCCGCACATCACTCCCGCCGAAGCGGCGGCCCGGCTCTCCCCGCTCACCCTGTCCTTTCTGGCGGAGTCGCGACGCCTGCAGAACCGCCGCTTGCGGGAGGAGTTGGGGGTGCAACTGCGCTATGGGGATTTCCGGCGAGGGATCGAGGCAAGCCTATCGGGCGAGATGCGTTGA
- the rnt gene encoding ribonuclease T: protein MSEDLHTLERPRLAIKDRFRGFLPVAVDVETGGFDPQRHALLEIAAVIIGMDAAGHLQPLGTHAFHVEPFAGAELDPASLAFTGIDPHHPLRGAISEAEALNALFRAIRAEVRAAGCKRAILVGHNAAFDLAVLNAAVARSAVKRNPFHPFSTFDTVSLAGLAFGETVLAKAAKAAGLPWDNSEAHAAIYDAEMTARLFCAIVNRWDETVLGRV, encoded by the coding sequence ATGAGCGAAGACTTGCATACCCTCGAGCGTCCGCGCCTGGCCATCAAGGACCGCTTTCGCGGCTTCCTGCCGGTGGCGGTGGACGTGGAGACCGGCGGCTTCGACCCGCAGCGCCACGCTTTGCTGGAGATCGCCGCCGTCATCATCGGCATGGACGCGGCGGGGCACCTGCAGCCGCTCGGCACCCATGCCTTCCACGTGGAGCCCTTCGCTGGCGCCGAGCTCGACCCCGCCTCCCTGGCCTTCACCGGCATCGACCCCCACCACCCCCTGCGGGGCGCGATCAGCGAAGCCGAGGCCCTGAACGCCCTGTTTCGGGCCATCCGCGCCGAAGTGCGGGCTGCCGGCTGCAAGCGCGCCATCCTGGTGGGGCACAACGCCGCCTTCGATCTGGCCGTGCTCAACGCCGCCGTCGCCCGCAGCGCCGTCAAGCGCAATCCTTTCCATCCCTTCAGCACCTTCGACACCGTGAGCCTGGCCGGCCTCGCCTTCGGTGAAACCGTGCTGGCCAAGGCCGCGAAGGCCGCCGGCCTGCCCTGGGACAACAGCGAGGCCCACGCGGCCATCTACGACGCCGAGATGACAGCGAGGCTCTTCTGCGCCATTGTGAATCGGTGGGATGAAACGGTGCTGGGCCGTGTTTAA
- a CDS encoding ABC transporter permease translates to MAASLFTQFNPWALLGVFGLLSIAWIVSAWQHLGIGRDLAWSALRATVQLGLMGFVLTWLFAVQEPLLLALFLVLMVLMAGGFNASRGREVRHAYWIGVLSIGLSTSVVLAWMLLAGLVPPEGRMLIPLGGMLIGNAMNAVSLTLDRLRGEINNQEALLVAMTALGANSRQVLAHVYPVVVRGALIPTIDSLKSVGLIHIPGITAGMILAGSPPLQAVGMQLLVMFMLTAAVALATLGAVFLAGPYALYFNRTEAQQ, encoded by the coding sequence ATGGCCGCTTCCCTGTTCACCCAATTCAACCCTTGGGCTCTGCTCGGCGTTTTTGGCCTGCTGAGCATCGCCTGGATCGTCTCCGCCTGGCAGCACCTCGGCATCGGCCGTGACCTGGCCTGGTCGGCTCTGCGCGCCACCGTGCAATTGGGCCTCATGGGCTTCGTGCTGACCTGGTTGTTTGCCGTGCAGGAGCCGCTGCTGCTGGCGCTCTTTCTGGTGCTCATGGTGCTGATGGCCGGCGGCTTCAACGCCAGCCGCGGCCGGGAGGTGCGCCACGCCTACTGGATCGGGGTGCTCAGCATCGGCCTCAGTACCAGCGTCGTGCTGGCCTGGATGCTGCTCGCCGGCCTGGTGCCGCCGGAAGGCCGCATGCTCATCCCGCTGGGCGGCATGCTCATCGGCAACGCCATGAACGCCGTGTCCCTGACCCTGGACCGCCTGCGCGGCGAGATCAACAATCAGGAAGCGCTGCTGGTGGCCATGACCGCGCTCGGGGCCAACTCGCGCCAGGTGCTGGCCCACGTCTATCCGGTGGTGGTGCGCGGCGCGCTCATTCCCACCATCGACAGCCTCAAGAGCGTGGGCCTGATCCACATCCCCGGCATCACCGCCGGCATGATCCTGGCCGGCAGCCCGCCCCTGCAGGCGGTGGGCATGCAGCTTCTGGTCATGTTCATGCTGACCGCCGCCGTCGCCCTGGCCACCCTCGGCGCCGTGTTCCTGGCCGGCCCCTACGCCCTCTATTTCAATCGCACCGAGGCGCAGCAGTAG
- a CDS encoding TonB-dependent receptor plug domain-containing protein, translating to MRHTQHLKAATLALAGTLAHPALLLADSTLPEVVVSATRSPTPVDQVTQSVTVITRAELEQRGITQLDQALRQVNGLSLTASGPFGGATSARLRGLDGRNVLVLLDGVPLNDPSGVDKSFDFAAFDLAGIDRIEVLEGPASTLYGSEAMGGVINLISQPARPGLRGNVAADYGSFDTRGARAQVGGGTDRITFSLEGAHRDSDGVNKLNRFPASLDPREPDHGYRNNTLAGRADIHLPGDLRFGLRGRTEASWFEYDLNGTSNPGITGRTIQDRHSLGANLSRPLGADWLGSLEAGWVQLRRETPDDAFGRFFSGNQYRYSAKAEGSTGPARLTLGLDHDREQARNLSASGSTSLSGTSTLTAPYVFALWDFRPLRLSTGLRYNEHSSFGSKLTYQLGARYDLPTGTTFKANLGTGFKAPTLFQLFAPTYGNPNLQAEKSTGYDLGVEQALWARRLTVALTYFRQRLRNAVTFTFPAGYQNINQRRTRGLEASLNWRLGETAVLAAGYTHTNGFDVDAAGRESDFLLRVPEDQYFLRANYSPLRALRLDAELNYIGSRHDLFFGPGFTTTSVDTGNYALVNLAARYTLSRGLETYVRVDNLLDRGYQEVAGFTGLPRFVQAGVKAGF from the coding sequence ATGCGCCATACCCAACACCTCAAAGCCGCCACGCTGGCCCTGGCCGGCACCCTGGCACACCCCGCCCTGCTGCTGGCGGACAGCACCCTGCCCGAAGTGGTGGTCAGCGCCACCCGCAGCCCCACCCCCGTCGACCAGGTCACCCAGTCGGTGACGGTCATCACGCGCGCGGAACTGGAGCAGCGCGGCATCACCCAGCTGGATCAGGCCCTGCGCCAGGTGAACGGACTCAGTCTGACCGCGAGCGGCCCCTTCGGCGGCGCCACCAGCGCCAGACTGCGCGGCCTGGACGGGCGCAACGTGCTGGTATTGCTGGACGGCGTGCCCCTGAACGATCCGTCCGGCGTGGACAAGTCCTTTGACTTTGCCGCCTTTGACCTGGCCGGCATCGACCGCATCGAGGTCCTGGAGGGCCCCGCCAGCACCCTCTATGGTTCCGAGGCCATGGGCGGCGTCATCAATCTCATCAGCCAGCCCGCCCGGCCCGGCCTGCGCGGCAACGTGGCGGCCGACTACGGCAGCTTCGACACCCGCGGCGCCCGCGCCCAGGTCGGCGGCGGCACCGACCGCATCACTTTCAGCCTGGAAGGCGCGCACCGGGACAGCGACGGCGTCAACAAGCTCAACCGCTTCCCCGCCAGCCTGGACCCGCGCGAGCCCGACCACGGCTACCGCAACAACACCCTGGCGGGGCGCGCCGACATCCACCTGCCCGGCGACCTTCGTTTTGGCCTGCGCGGGCGCACCGAGGCCAGTTGGTTCGAATACGACCTGAACGGTACCAGCAATCCCGGCATTACTGGGCGCACCATTCAGGATCGCCACAGCCTGGGCGCCAATCTGTCCCGGCCCTTGGGAGCGGACTGGCTGGGCAGTCTGGAGGCCGGCTGGGTGCAACTGCGGCGCGAAACTCCCGACGACGCCTTCGGCCGCTTCTTCTCCGGCAACCAATACCGCTACAGCGCCAAGGCGGAGGGCAGCACCGGCCCGGCCCGGCTCACCCTGGGACTCGACCACGACCGCGAGCAGGCGCGCAATCTCAGCGCGAGTGGCAGCACCAGCCTGTCCGGCACCAGCACCCTGACGGCCCCTTACGTCTTCGCCCTGTGGGATTTCCGCCCGCTGCGGCTCAGCACCGGTCTGCGCTACAACGAGCACAGCAGCTTCGGCAGCAAGCTGACCTATCAGCTCGGCGCCCGCTATGACCTGCCCACCGGCACCACCTTCAAGGCCAACCTGGGCACCGGCTTCAAGGCGCCGACCCTGTTCCAGCTCTTCGCGCCCACCTACGGCAACCCCAACCTGCAAGCGGAGAAGTCCACCGGCTACGACCTCGGCGTGGAGCAGGCGCTCTGGGCGCGCCGGCTCACCGTGGCGCTGACCTATTTCCGCCAGCGCCTGCGCAATGCTGTCACTTTCACCTTTCCCGCCGGGTACCAGAACATCAACCAGCGCCGCACCCGCGGGCTGGAGGCGAGCCTGAACTGGCGCCTCGGGGAGACAGCGGTCCTTGCTGCCGGCTATACCCACACCAACGGCTTCGACGTGGACGCCGCCGGGCGCGAAAGCGATTTCCTGCTGCGCGTGCCCGAGGACCAGTACTTCCTGCGGGCCAACTACAGCCCGCTGCGCGCCCTGCGCCTGGACGCGGAGCTCAACTACATCGGCAGCCGCCACGATCTCTTCTTCGGCCCCGGCTTCACCACCACCAGCGTGGACACCGGCAACTACGCCCTCGTCAACCTCGCCGCCCGCTACACCCTGTCCCGCGGCCTGGAAACCTATGTCCGCGTCGACAACCTGCTGGACCGGGGTTATCAGGAAGTGGCGGGCTTCACGGGGCTGCCGCGCTTCGTGCAGGCAGGGGTGAAGGCGGGGTTTTGA
- a CDS encoding arginyltransferase yields the protein MSFEYLRFYETLPQACAYLPTRENIAVVTDPALPLSTEQYGLLIDHGFRRSGGYFYRPHCRSCRSCVSVRIPVQRFRPRRGQRRVWSRNQDLTAAVEPLRFQDEHWALYRHYQHTRHPGEDMDSGDVADYRRFILSSPVDTRLVSFRLGERLLAVAAVDFLPQGLSAVYTFYDPQEKARALGVHVVLWQIEQARMLGLPYVYLGYWIAESPKMAYKIDYQPLEGWVAGEWVEMVKPE from the coding sequence ATGTCTTTTGAGTACCTGCGCTTCTACGAGACCCTCCCGCAGGCCTGCGCCTATCTGCCGACCCGCGAGAACATCGCCGTCGTCACCGATCCCGCGCTGCCCCTTTCCACCGAGCAGTACGGCCTGCTCATCGATCACGGCTTCCGGCGCAGCGGCGGTTACTTCTACCGGCCGCATTGCCGCAGTTGCCGTTCCTGCGTGTCCGTGCGCATCCCGGTGCAGCGCTTCCGGCCCCGGCGCGGCCAGCGGCGCGTGTGGTCGCGCAATCAGGACCTGACCGCCGCGGTCGAACCCCTGCGCTTCCAGGACGAGCACTGGGCGCTCTATCGCCATTACCAGCACACCCGCCACCCCGGCGAGGACATGGACAGCGGCGATGTGGCCGATTACCGCCGCTTCATCCTGAGCTCGCCGGTGGACACCCGCCTGGTTTCCTTCCGCCTCGGCGAGCGCCTGCTGGCCGTGGCCGCCGTGGACTTCCTGCCTCAGGGCCTTTCCGCCGTCTATACCTTCTACGATCCGCAGGAAAAGGCCCGCGCCCTCGGCGTGCACGTGGTGCTCTGGCAGATCGAGCAGGCGCGGATGCTGGGGCTGCCGTATGTGTATCTGGGCTATTGGATCGCGGAGAGTCCGAAGATGGCCTACAAGATCGATTACCAGCCGCTGGAGGGGTGGGTGGCGGGGGAGTGGGTGGAGATGGTGAAGCCGGAATAG
- the aat gene encoding leucyl/phenylalanyl-tRNA--protein transferase: MHNMSGLYFLTPGAANLAFPDPRHAPHNLVAVGGDLRPERLLQGYRQGIFPWYSPGDPILWWSPDPRGVLLPNEAHVARSLRKTFRRHRGGLRFAFDSAFGEVLQACAAPRAREAGTWITPEMAAAYLALHRLGHAHSLELWAGSALVGGLYGVALGGVFYGESMFSRITDASKLVLVMLARQLAAWDFALIDTQFLTPHLASMGAREIPRELFLDLLPMALELPGRPGAWQLELEAEHVF; encoded by the coding sequence ATGCACAACATGTCAGGCCTGTACTTCCTTACACCGGGCGCCGCCAATCTGGCTTTCCCGGACCCCCGGCACGCGCCGCACAATCTGGTGGCCGTGGGCGGCGATCTGCGCCCGGAGCGCCTGCTGCAAGGCTATCGGCAAGGCATCTTTCCCTGGTACAGCCCGGGTGATCCCATTTTGTGGTGGTCGCCCGATCCGCGCGGCGTGCTCCTGCCCAATGAGGCGCACGTCGCCCGCAGCCTGCGCAAGACCTTTCGCCGGCATCGCGGCGGGCTGCGCTTCGCCTTCGATAGCGCCTTCGGGGAGGTGCTGCAGGCCTGCGCCGCGCCGCGGGCCCGGGAGGCGGGCACCTGGATCACGCCGGAGATGGCGGCCGCCTATCTGGCTCTCCACCGCCTGGGCCACGCCCATTCCCTGGAGCTGTGGGCGGGGTCGGCGCTGGTGGGCGGGCTCTACGGCGTGGCCCTGGGCGGCGTGTTCTACGGCGAATCCATGTTCAGCCGCATCACGGACGCTTCCAAGCTGGTGCTGGTAATGCTGGCCCGGCAACTGGCCGCCTGGGATTTTGCCCTGATCGACACCCAGTTCCTGACCCCGCACCTGGCCAGCATGGGCGCGCGCGAGATTCCGCGCGAATTGTTCCTGGATCTCCTGCCCATGGCCCTGGAACTGCCCGGCCGCCCGGGCGCCTGGCAGCTGGAGTTGGAGGCCGAGCATGTCTTTTGA